The nucleotide window CCATGCCTGGACCTAGTAACCCACTTAGAACAATCGCAATAATAAAGTCAGGAAATGCTAAAAAAGCGTCGACGATTCTCATAAAAAATCGATCAAGTGCACCACCGATATATCCAGACAATAGCCCTATGGGTAAGCCAATACCAAGAGCAAGTATTAGCACAAGCATACTTGTTCCCACTGTTGTTTGAGCACCAACGAGAATACGCGATACTATATCTCTTCCCATATGGTCTGTTCCAAATAAGTACTCCGAACTCATTGGCTTTAATCTCTCGCTTAACTGAACCTCTGTAGGATCATGGGGTGCTATAAATGGAGCCCCAAGCACAAGTATGAAAAGAACACCAATTAAAGCAACCATTCCATATAGTTTTAATGGTGACCTATCCAAAATTTTCACAAGTGTCTGGCGGACTGCTATCATTGACGATCTGCCTCCTTTAGTCGAATCTCCGGATTAAGATAGCGATAAGATAAATCGACAAGAATATTTATAGCAATAACAAATCCGCCCATAAAAAGAATATATCCTTGAATAACTGGATAGTCTCGTTTTCCTATTGCCTCGATTACAAACTTCCCTATACCGGGGTAGGCAAAAAGAACTTCAATAACAACAGTCCCTCCAAGTAAACTGCCTAAGCTTACTCCAAATATCGTAATGATAGGAATTAAGCTATAACGAAATGCATGAAAAATAAAAATTCTGCTATTACTCAAACCTCTAGCCCTTGCTGAACGAATAAAATCTTGACCTAGTGTTTCTAATAAACTCGAACGGAGAAGACGAATATAGACTGCTGACATGGCAATCCCAAGTGTTATAGAAGGTAATAATATATGCTGGAATGTTCCCTTCCCCATTGAGGGCAGCCATCCTAACTTGACTGAAAAGAACTGAATAAACAGCAGTCCTAGCCAGAAGCTAGGAACTGCTGCGCCAATTAAAGAGAGCGCTCTACTAATA belongs to Mesobacillus subterraneus and includes:
- the nikB gene encoding nickel ABC transporter permease; protein product: MKLLFKRVIELVIFLFFLSFVSFVLMKLAPGDPARYMLDVIDVQTTEDQIEEFREEMGFNDPVYIQYLNWLKQFVQFDLGDSYMTKKPVFEELWSRFPSTLGITLSSLIVMTLIAVPIGTISALYKDKWIDHISRALSLIGAAVPSFWLGLLFIQFFSVKLGWLPSMGKGTFQHILLPSITLGIAMSAVYIRLLRSSLLETLGQDFIRSARARGLSNSRIFIFHAFRYSLIPIITIFGVSLGSLLGGTVVIEVLFAYPGIGKFVIEAIGKRDYPVIQGYILFMGGFVIAINILVDLSYRYLNPEIRLKEADRQ